A stretch of DNA from Acinetobacter sp. C26M:
TTGACCCATTACGTTACGACTTACTCTTCGAACGTTTCTTGAACCCAGAACGTGTCTCGATGCCCGACTTTGACGTCGATTTCTGTATCGCAGGTCGTGACCGTGTCATTGAATATGTTGCACAAAACTATGGTCGCCAAGCAGTATCACAGATCGCTACCTTCGGTACCATGGCCGCGAAAGGTGCCATCCGAGATGTAGCGCGTGTCTTAGGTAAGTCTTATGGTCTTGCTGACCGTATTTCAAAAATGATTCCAACCAAACCGCTGGGTGTCGATTTGGCCACAGCGATTGACATGGAGCCACAGCTCAAAGATATCGTTACCAACCCATCGAATCCTGACAATGATGATGCGGCTGAAATCTGGGAAATGGCGCTCAAACTTGAAGGAATTACCCGTAATACGGGTAAACATGCCGGTGGTGTGGTTATTGCGCCTGGTAAAATTACCGATTATTCAGCGGTACTTTGTGATGCTGATGGTACTAACCGTGTTGCACAATACGATAAAGATGATGTTGAAGCGGCAGGTCTGGTTAAATTTGACTTCTTGGGCCTACGTAACTTAACCGTCATTGAAGATGCAATTCAAAATATTAATAAACGCATCAAATCTGAAACTCCACTGAATATTTCCAACGTCCCACTCGACGATAAAGATGCCTATTTGGTCTTCGCCGAAGCAAATACCACAGCGGTATTCCAGTTTGAATCCGTCGGTATGAAGAAGATGCTTAAGGAAGCACGACCGAGTAAGTTTGAAGAAATTATTGCCTTCGTTTCCTTGTATCGTCCGGGTCCAATGGACCTGATTCCTGACTTTATCCATCGTATGCATGGAGGTGAGTTTGAATATCTGCATCCATTGCTTGAAGGTGTACTGGAACCAACCTACGGGATCATGGTTTACCAAGAACAGGTAATGCAAGCCGCACAATTCTGTGCTGGCTATACCCTCGGTGGTGCGGACTTACTGCGTCGTGCCATGGGTAAAAAGAAACCTGAAGAAATGGTCAAGCAACGCCAGATCTTTACTGAAGGTGCCGCGAAAAAAGATATTGATGAAGCCACAGCCAACCATATCTTCGACTATATGGAAAAATTCGCAGGCTATGGCTTTAACAAATCCCATGCCGCGGCCTATGCCTTAGTTGCCTATCATACGGCTTGGTTAAAAGCCCATTACCCTGCTGAATTTATGGCGGCCGTTTTATCATCGGAAATGCAAAATACTGACAGCATTGTATTCTTGATTGATGATTGTCGGAATAACAAACTCGAAGTACTACCACCTTCAGTGAATATGTCTTTGTATCATTTCCATGCCAGCGATGAACAAACCATTGTATATGGTCTAGGCGCGATCAAAGGTGTTGGTGAACAAGCGATGCAATCGGTGATTGATTCACGTATAAATGAAGGCCCATATAAAGATTTATTCGACTTCTGCCATCGTATTGATTTGAAAAAAATCAATAAACGAACCTTAGAAGCCTTGATTCGTGCGGGTGCCCTTGACTGCTTAGGTATTGAACGTTCAAGCTTAATGGCACAATTGCCTGAAGCAGTACAAGCGGCTGATCAAGCGCGTAGCAACCGTGAAACTGGCATCATGGACTTATTCGGTGAAGTCGAAGAAGTCCAACGTAAGCCAGCTAAACCGGTAAAACCATGGTCAGATGAAGTTCGCTTAAAAGGTGAAAAAGATACACTTGGCTTGTACCTCACAGGTCACCCGATTGATGTGTATCGTCCAGAATTAAAGTCTTTTGTTCCAGCCAAACTAAATGAACTTACTCCGACACGCCGTGGTGTCACCACTGTTTTTGCGGGTTTAGTGGTTGATATTGCCAACTTCCCGAACCGTATTATGATCACCTTAGATGATGGTACCGCTCGTGTAGAAATCAGCTGTAACCATGAACGCTTCCAACGCTATAAAGACATTGTTCGCCCTGAACAAGTTGTGGTGATTGAAGGTGAAATCTATGAGCGCGAAGGCTTTGATCGCCCAATGGCGCGCTTGAGCAAAGCATTTAGCTTAAATGAAATTCGTCAAAAACGTGCGCAAAGCATTCAAATTCGCCTACCGCAAGACTTAATGACAAAATCTTTGGCCAAAGATTTACAAGCAATACTTTTACCTTATTGTAATGTCGATATGTGCCAACATATTGGTTTACACATCCAGCTTGATCAAAGTTTTGCCACAGCAGAGCTACATCTTGGTGCACAATGGAAAGTTGCACCGCTGGATGAATTGCTTGGAAAGTTACGTGATTACTTTGGTAAAGAAGCCATCTTCATTGAATACCAAGTGAAGTCTAAAGCGGCAAAAGTTGCCGAAGCACCTAAAGTCAGTGTGGTTGCTCCGCCACCTGAAAATATGTCAATGGATGAAGCGCTTGATCTCTATCAGGCTGAAGCCTCTCAATATTCTTAATTTTGGATAATATATGAACCTGTTTGACTCAAATAACGTGTCCAAACATTTGGATCATGTGCGTATTGTTATGGTCAATACCACCCTGCCAGCCAACATCGGTAGTGCTTTACGTGCAATGAAAACGATGGGTTTATCAAAACTTGTATTGGTCGCGCCTAAGACCTATCCGCATCCAGATATTGATGCTTTGGCAGCAGGTGCACAAGATTTAATTGAACAAATTGAAATTGTTGAAACTTTGCAACAAGCGATTCAAGATTGCCATATGGTGTTTGGAACCAGCGCACGAAGTCGCACCATTCCTTGGCCATTACTTGATGTTCGTCCTGCTGCCAAAGAAGCATTACATGCAGCGACCAAACAACAAAATATTGCGATCGTGTTTGGCCGTGAAGATCGCGGTCTCACCAATGAAGAACTCGCTTTGGCCAATTACCATTTAACCATCCCAGTGAATCCAGAATATGGTGTTCTCAATGTTGCACAGGCCATTCAGGTGGTCTGTTATGAGTTGAGAATGGCTGCGCTTGAGCAAAATAGTCAAGCACAAGAAACGCCAGCCGATCATATGCAACTTAAACAACAGCAAAGTATGGAATGGGATGAGCCTCTGGTTACGCAACAGCAGATGGAAGAATTTTATCCTCATCTTGAAAAAATGCTAGCTGAAATTGAGTTTCTTGACCCGAATAACCCCCGTTTACTCCCATTACGCTTGCGTCGTCTGTTTGGAAGGATACAATTAGATCGTATGGAGTATCATTTATTACGTGGGATTTTCAGTCGCGTACAAGCTCTAGCCAATGGTTCATGGAAAAAAACGAATACGGAGGATCATAATCATGATTAAACAGCTGAAAGAAGATATCGAAGCTGTATTTGCGCGTGATCCTGCAGCCCGCAATACTTTAGAAGTCCTGACCACTTACCCTGGTATCCACGCCTTAATCATGCACCGTATGGCTCATGAGTTGTGGAAAAAAGAATATAAAGGCACTGCTCGCCTACTTTCTTCTTTTAGCCGCTTTGCAACTGGCATTGAGATTCATCCAGGTGCAAAAATCGGCAAACGTTTTTTTATCGATCACGGCATGGGTGTGGTGATTGGTGAAACAGCTGAGATCGGAGATGATGTCACGCTTTATCATAGCGTTACTTTAGGTGGCACCACATGGAATAAAGGCAAACGACATCCAACTCTTGAAGATGGGGTTGTGGTCGGTGCTGGGGCAAAAATATTGGGACCATTTACAGTACACAAAGGCGCTAAAGTCGGTTCAAATGCGGTTGTGACGAAAGAAGTTCCTGAAGGTGTCACTGCCGTTGGTAACCCTGCCCGCTATATTTTTAAAGATAAAACGCAAATAGAATCAGATGAAGCAAGCCGTCGTGACTATGCCGAAAGCATCGGTTTCCAACCGTATGCCACCACGCAGGATCAATCTGATCCAATCTTGGAAGGTATTCGTGTTTTATTAGATCGTATGCAAAAAAATGAAAAACAGATGAATGTACTCTGCAAGCGATTGTCTGAACTTGACCCAAGTTTCAAACCACAGAACTCAAAATCTCAACCGTTGAGTAAAGAAGAACTTAAAATCATTGAAGAAGTTAGACGTGAGTGCGAAGCGCAGAACAAAACTTCGGCAACCTAATCAAATATATAAAAAATGTAACACGCTTCTCATTGCAAGTTGGTTTTGCTTTTCCTAGACTGGTGAAACCAACAATCTACTTCTCATTTAACTAAAATTAATGGATGTAAAGCATGAATTTTAAGCCTTTGGCATTACTTGTACTTTCAACTTCTTTTTTGACGGCCTGTGGTATTGCCCCAGTTAAAAAAGACAAGGCTTCTGAACCCTTTGTGTTCAAGGAACCAGATCCAACTCCTGCATTTTATGCTTTAAATCCAATTAAATATGATGCTCCGCCTAGCTTTGAAGTTGCAATCAAAGATGCGGCTGCTCAGCCTGTCACAAAAATGGTTGTGTCATTACAGAGTGATCCTTCAAAATCGACAACATTGGATATCAATAAACTGATTATTCCAACAATCGACAGCAAACAACGCAGCATGAAATATGCAGTTCTCGCTGGCGACAATGAAGTTGATGTGACTGAAATCGATGATTTCTTACAACTAGTTGAAGGTAAAGCACGTCACTACCCACCTCGTTTCTCTGAACGTCAAGAACGTAAAGGTTATGAAGTGAAGCTGAAAGAAACCACTCAAAAATTAGATGCTTTAGCTGAAAAGCCAAATGCTTCTTTAGATATCTTGACTCGTGCTTTTAAAGCAAGCGTAATGGCACGTAATTTAGACTTGGGTACCTCATATACTTCAAAATCTTTGACTTATGCCCAACGTATTCTTGCTATCAACCCAAGCGATGCAGAAACCAATTTCTGGTTTGGTTTTGGCCTGTCTGAAGGTGGCGGTCAGCGTGAAGCGATTCCATATTTAGATAAAGCCATGAAAGGTGGTGTACAAGAAGCTTATCTTTCTGCTGCAAATAACTATCTTTGGTTAGAGCAAAAGAAAAATGCGATTCAAACCTTAAAGAACTATAAAGTGAGCTATCCAGATGAAGCGGAAGTAACCGATCGCTTAATCAAAGAAGTTGAAACTGGAAAACGCTGGAATATGTGGCAAGTTTTAAACTAATTGTTTGCAAATTTTGCTCTAGAAAATAGACTGTCGTGTACAGTCTATTTTTTTATCAGTCATTGAAAAAACATTCTATTTTCGTATTATAGCTACAATCTTCCAGCGAACTTGCTGACATATCATGCTAGCATTTACACCGAATAAGCGTTTATTTCTTATCTCTCTCCTTAGCACCCTAGTGATGAGTGGCTGCCAAGTTGTCAGTATCAAACAACAAGCTCTCAATGTGACGATTGCTAACGAACGTAATAGTATTCTCACGCAAAAGAAGCTCAGCGAAGCGAGCCTGAATGTATTATCTATGTCAGGCAAAGAAGCCAAAATATGTATGCAGACACCAAATGAGTGTATTGCTGACTTACATAAAATCCCACAGATACAAGATGAACAATTGCTATCAACAGCTAGTGAATTATATCTATCTAAAGCACTTGCTATTTCAGATACTTCTGAATGTAAGGTCAGTAAACTGACGAAACATAAGCCAGAGCAAGAACAACAAGCGATCCAGAAAACTTATGAGCAATGTTTAGACCAAGAACTTGAAGCTTTGGATAAAAGTATCCGCTATAGCTATGCTTATTTATTTAAGACGGCTCGACAGCCGCAAGAACGGATTTTTGATAATAGACAAGTTCAGATTCGAGACTTCTACAATCAAGCCTTAACCAAACTGGTAAATGTACATAGTCTTAGAAATCCATCCAAGACCATAACCCCAACCATTCAGATTGGTAAAAGCACGTATACAATTGATATTCAATCCTATCAACGACTTCAAAATATGAAACTGGAAAAATTTATTTCTAGTTATAACATGAACTTTTCAGGCTTAAGAGCAATCAA
This window harbors:
- the dnaE gene encoding DNA polymerase III subunit alpha, translating into MRFVHLGIHTEFSITESIVRIPDLVKAAVTDEMPALALTDLSNLHAAVKFYESCLKKGIKPILGSVIRLNDAEHRATLLAMSSTGWRNLTEIVSRGFIEGQQLSLPCVHKEWILEQSEDLIVLLGQHSDVGKMLSSSNPQKAEPLLEAWIEKFGNRVYLALTRTERVGEEDFIQQAVKLAAKYQIGVVAHNDVHFVKQDDFEAHEARVCIADGYVLGDDKRPKNYSTEQYFKTGEQMSELFSDIPSAIENTYHIARRCNVALQLGTYFLPDFPIPDGYTIDTYFEHLSRTGLEERLNHLYPIEERDDDWAEIRKPYDERIKYEVDIILKMGFPGYFLIVMDFIQWAKNNGVPVGPGRGSGAGSLVAYSLKITDLDPLRYDLLFERFLNPERVSMPDFDVDFCIAGRDRVIEYVAQNYGRQAVSQIATFGTMAAKGAIRDVARVLGKSYGLADRISKMIPTKPLGVDLATAIDMEPQLKDIVTNPSNPDNDDAAEIWEMALKLEGITRNTGKHAGGVVIAPGKITDYSAVLCDADGTNRVAQYDKDDVEAAGLVKFDFLGLRNLTVIEDAIQNINKRIKSETPLNISNVPLDDKDAYLVFAEANTTAVFQFESVGMKKMLKEARPSKFEEIIAFVSLYRPGPMDLIPDFIHRMHGGEFEYLHPLLEGVLEPTYGIMVYQEQVMQAAQFCAGYTLGGADLLRRAMGKKKPEEMVKQRQIFTEGAAKKDIDEATANHIFDYMEKFAGYGFNKSHAAAYALVAYHTAWLKAHYPAEFMAAVLSSEMQNTDSIVFLIDDCRNNKLEVLPPSVNMSLYHFHASDEQTIVYGLGAIKGVGEQAMQSVIDSRINEGPYKDLFDFCHRIDLKKINKRTLEALIRAGALDCLGIERSSLMAQLPEAVQAADQARSNRETGIMDLFGEVEEVQRKPAKPVKPWSDEVRLKGEKDTLGLYLTGHPIDVYRPELKSFVPAKLNELTPTRRGVTTVFAGLVVDIANFPNRIMITLDDGTARVEISCNHERFQRYKDIVRPEQVVVIEGEIYEREGFDRPMARLSKAFSLNEIRQKRAQSIQIRLPQDLMTKSLAKDLQAILLPYCNVDMCQHIGLHIQLDQSFATAELHLGAQWKVAPLDELLGKLRDYFGKEAIFIEYQVKSKAAKVAEAPKVSVVAPPPENMSMDEALDLYQAEASQYS
- a CDS encoding RNA methyltransferase; the encoded protein is MNLFDSNNVSKHLDHVRIVMVNTTLPANIGSALRAMKTMGLSKLVLVAPKTYPHPDIDALAAGAQDLIEQIEIVETLQQAIQDCHMVFGTSARSRTIPWPLLDVRPAAKEALHAATKQQNIAIVFGREDRGLTNEELALANYHLTIPVNPEYGVLNVAQAIQVVCYELRMAALEQNSQAQETPADHMQLKQQQSMEWDEPLVTQQQMEEFYPHLEKMLAEIEFLDPNNPRLLPLRLRRLFGRIQLDRMEYHLLRGIFSRVQALANGSWKKTNTEDHNHD
- a CDS encoding ABUW_2363 family tetratricopeptide repeat lipoprotein, with the translated sequence MNFKPLALLVLSTSFLTACGIAPVKKDKASEPFVFKEPDPTPAFYALNPIKYDAPPSFEVAIKDAAAQPVTKMVVSLQSDPSKSTTLDINKLIIPTIDSKQRSMKYAVLAGDNEVDVTEIDDFLQLVEGKARHYPPRFSERQERKGYEVKLKETTQKLDALAEKPNASLDILTRAFKASVMARNLDLGTSYTSKSLTYAQRILAINPSDAETNFWFGFGLSEGGGQREAIPYLDKAMKGGVQEAYLSAANNYLWLEQKKNAIQTLKNYKVSYPDEAEVTDRLIKEVETGKRWNMWQVLN
- the cysE gene encoding serine O-acetyltransferase, which produces MIKQLKEDIEAVFARDPAARNTLEVLTTYPGIHALIMHRMAHELWKKEYKGTARLLSSFSRFATGIEIHPGAKIGKRFFIDHGMGVVIGETAEIGDDVTLYHSVTLGGTTWNKGKRHPTLEDGVVVGAGAKILGPFTVHKGAKVGSNAVVTKEVPEGVTAVGNPARYIFKDKTQIESDEASRRDYAESIGFQPYATTQDQSDPILEGIRVLLDRMQKNEKQMNVLCKRLSELDPSFKPQNSKSQPLSKEELKIIEEVRRECEAQNKTSAT